One window of Sphingobium sp. TKS genomic DNA carries:
- a CDS encoding enoyl-CoA hydratase/isomerase family protein: MNPAEYSKPPVRIERTNGVAVITLSNSQTGNALDVEMAEALLERVQEAARDAAVRCVLLTGQGRFFCVGGDVKRIAASGDEVGILLDRITTPLHAAVSKLLHMDKPLVVAVNGPVAGGGLGLAAVGDIVLASDAAHFSMAYAGIGFSPDGGATWLLPRLIGLRKTQELAYTNGRLTSAEAVALGLVTRSVPPGDLAREARALAETLASGPVGAFAATRRLLLSSDSMSPEAQMDLEALSVRTQAAAAEGREGVAAFLGKRQPDFATRGGGTRSARRDWEKHYEN, encoded by the coding sequence GTGAACCCCGCGGAATACAGCAAGCCACCGGTGCGCATCGAGCGGACCAACGGGGTTGCCGTTATAACCCTCTCAAACTCTCAGACAGGGAATGCGCTGGACGTCGAAATGGCCGAGGCGCTCCTTGAGAGAGTGCAGGAGGCAGCGCGTGATGCTGCGGTCCGATGCGTTCTGCTAACGGGGCAGGGGCGTTTCTTCTGCGTCGGCGGTGACGTGAAGCGTATCGCCGCAAGCGGAGACGAAGTGGGGATATTGCTGGACCGCATCACCACCCCGTTGCACGCGGCCGTCAGTAAATTACTCCATATGGACAAGCCGCTGGTGGTGGCTGTGAACGGCCCGGTGGCGGGCGGCGGCCTTGGGCTTGCGGCTGTCGGCGACATCGTTCTGGCGTCCGATGCCGCGCATTTTTCCATGGCCTATGCCGGCATCGGCTTTTCGCCCGACGGCGGCGCGACCTGGCTGCTGCCGCGCCTAATCGGACTGCGCAAGACACAAGAACTTGCCTATACCAATGGGCGCCTGACAAGCGCGGAGGCAGTGGCACTCGGCCTCGTAACGAGGTCGGTTCCCCCTGGAGACTTAGCTCGGGAAGCGCGTGCCCTAGCGGAAACGCTGGCGTCAGGCCCTGTCGGAGCCTTTGCCGCGACCCGCCGCCTGCTACTGTCTTCCGATAGCATGAGCCCCGAAGCGCAGATGGACTTGGAAGCGCTGAGCGTGCGCACCCAAGCTGCCGCTGCGGAAGGCAGGGAAGGCGTGGCGGCCTTCCTGGGCAAACGCCAACCGGATTTTGCGACAAGGGGCGGCGGAACGCGCTCAGCGCGAAGGGATTGGGAGAAACATTATGAAAATTGA
- a CDS encoding GMC family oxidoreductase produces MKDDAIVADYIIVGGGSAGAVLANRLSEDGRSKVVLLEAGGNGRSLVMQVPAGVVQLIGNTKYDWVYPQDPDPTIDNRSFAWSGGKALGGGSAINGMVYVRGTRRDYDRWAEAGATGWGFNDVFPYFLKSENWSGKPSQAHGSHGPLSVAPMRPGFHPLTHTFLKACNELGIPTLFEYQDGQMEGVYLTHGSQRDGWRCSTEKAYLRPARSRPNLEIIVDADVEHVDFEGARAVGVTYLHKGIKRKARARGEVILSAGAMGTPALLMRSGIGPAGILQEHGISVRQDASQVGANLQEHPGVGQNKYVNQPTMNSRMRPVDILRYLLRYAWNRSGPLSAPAVPAMGLVRTRDDLDEPNVQFHFMPLGYDMDPNATSWDSSGLPKEQIITLYASVCHPKSRGRVVLNADLRPRIMHRLFDDERDLATMIEGCKLINQLYHTPAMRSLVTADRSPNPIPANDEEWAAFIRAKAALGYHAVGTCRMGSDAQSVVDPQLRVRGIEGLRVADASIMPTLPSTNTNATAIMIGEKAADIIAGRVAAAKQAA; encoded by the coding sequence ATGAAAGACGACGCGATAGTCGCTGATTACATCATCGTAGGCGGGGGTAGCGCCGGCGCGGTACTCGCAAACCGGCTCAGCGAAGACGGGCGGTCCAAGGTGGTTCTTCTCGAAGCAGGGGGGAACGGCCGGTCGCTGGTGATGCAGGTTCCCGCCGGCGTGGTTCAGTTGATTGGCAACACCAAATACGACTGGGTCTATCCCCAGGATCCGGACCCCACCATCGACAATCGGTCATTCGCCTGGTCCGGCGGCAAGGCATTGGGGGGTGGCAGCGCCATCAACGGGATGGTCTATGTCCGCGGCACGCGACGGGATTATGATCGCTGGGCCGAGGCGGGCGCAACGGGCTGGGGCTTCAACGATGTCTTCCCCTATTTTCTCAAGTCTGAGAACTGGTCGGGCAAGCCGAGCCAAGCTCATGGGTCGCACGGTCCGCTGTCCGTTGCGCCCATGCGACCAGGTTTCCACCCGCTAACGCATACCTTTTTGAAGGCCTGCAACGAGCTTGGAATTCCGACCCTTTTCGAATATCAGGACGGGCAGATGGAAGGGGTGTATCTCACCCATGGCTCGCAACGCGACGGTTGGCGCTGTAGCACGGAGAAAGCCTATTTGCGCCCAGCCCGCTCGCGGCCCAATCTCGAGATCATCGTCGATGCCGATGTTGAACATGTGGACTTTGAAGGTGCGCGCGCGGTCGGGGTTACCTATCTGCACAAAGGCATCAAGCGCAAGGCCAGGGCGCGCGGCGAAGTGATCCTCTCTGCAGGCGCTATGGGGACACCGGCCTTGTTGATGCGCTCTGGCATCGGGCCTGCCGGTATCCTGCAAGAGCACGGCATTAGTGTTCGCCAGGATGCGTCCCAGGTCGGCGCCAATCTTCAGGAACATCCGGGCGTCGGGCAGAATAAATATGTGAACCAGCCGACGATGAACAGCCGGATGCGGCCTGTCGATATTCTCCGTTATCTATTGCGCTATGCATGGAACCGCAGCGGTCCGCTTTCCGCACCGGCTGTACCGGCAATGGGCTTGGTGCGAACGCGCGACGATCTGGATGAGCCCAACGTCCAGTTCCATTTCATGCCGCTCGGCTACGACATGGACCCCAACGCAACCTCCTGGGATTCCAGTGGACTTCCAAAGGAACAGATCATCACGCTCTATGCGTCCGTCTGTCACCCCAAGAGTCGTGGCAGAGTCGTGCTGAACGCAGATCTCCGGCCACGGATAATGCATCGTCTTTTCGATGACGAGCGAGATTTGGCCACGATGATCGAGGGCTGCAAGTTGATCAACCAACTCTATCATACACCAGCGATGCGGAGCCTTGTGACCGCCGACCGCAGTCCCAATCCGATTCCTGCCAACGATGAGGAATGGGCGGCGTTCATTCGCGCCAAGGCGGCGCTGGGCTATCATGCGGTGGGAACCTGCCGCATGGGCAGTGACGCTCAGTCGGTCGTCGATCCGCAGCTGCGGGTCCGAGGCATTGAAGGGTTGCGCGTCGCCGACGCATCCATCATGCCGACACTGCCGAGCACCAATACTAATGCCACCGCCATCATGATCGGCGAAAAGGCGGCCGATATCATCGCGGGCCGGGTGGCCGCAGCCAAACAGGCGGCCTGA